From Pseudomonas sp. LS1212, the proteins below share one genomic window:
- a CDS encoding IS3 family transposase (programmed frameshift), with product MTKQRRSFSAEFKREAADLVLKQNYSYIEASRSLGVGESALRRWVEQVQKERQGVTPLSKALTPEQQKIQELEVRIARLEREKSIPKKGYRALDVGRSRAYALINQLSVHEPIDWLCKVFEVTRSCYYAQRLRRRTPDIERLRLRSRVNELFTESRSAAGSRSILSIMREDGEQLGRFKVRSLMRELDLVSKQPGSHAYKRATVERLDIPNILNREFDVSAPNQVWCGDITYIWAQGKWHYLAVVLDLCARRIVGWALSEKPDAELVIKALDMAYEQRGRPQGLLFHSDQGSQYGSRLFRQRLWRYRMRQSMSRRGNCWDNAPMERVFRSVKTEWIPTMGYRTAQEAQRDISHFLMHRYNWIRPHQFNGGLAPAQAEEKLNVVSGIS from the exons ATGACCAAACAACGCCGTTCCTTTTCCGCTGAATTCAAACGCGAGGCTGCCGACCTCGTGCTCAAGCAAAACTACAGCTACATCGAAGCCAGTCGTTCACTCGGCGTCGGCGAGTCGGCACTACGCCGCTGGGTTGAGCAGGTTCAGAAGGAGCGCCAAGGTGTCACCCCGCTAAGCAAAGCGCTGACCCCGGAGCAGCAGAAAATCCAGGAACTGGAAGTCCGGATCGCCCGCCTTGAACGGGAAAAATCGATAC CTAAAAAAGGCTACCGCGCTCTTGATGTCGGAAGATCACGAGCGTACGCGCTGATCAATCAGCTTAGCGTCCACGAGCCGATTGATTGGCTGTGCAAAGTGTTTGAAGTCACCCGCTCGTGTTACTACGCCCAGCGTCTCAGGCGCCGGACTCCTGATATTGAGCGGCTTCGGCTGCGCAGTCGGGTCAATGAACTGTTCACAGAAAGTCGTAGTGCTGCGGGCAGCCGCAGCATCTTGTCGATCATGCGTGAAGACGGCGAGCAACTGGGGCGATTTAAGGTACGCAGCTTGATGCGTGAGCTTGACCTCGTGAGCAAACAGCCAGGTTCTCATGCCTATAAACGAGCGACGGTCGAACGGTTGGATATCCCGAACATCTTGAATCGGGAGTTCGATGTCTCGGCCCCCAACCAAGTGTGGTGCGGCGACATCACCTACATTTGGGCCCAAGGGAAATGGCATTATCTGGCTGTTGTGCTAGATCTTTGCGCGCGCCGGATAGTGGGTTGGGCATTGTCGGAAAAGCCGGACGCCGAGCTGGTTATCAAGGCACTGGATATGGCCTATGAGCAACGAGGAAGACCTCAGGGCCTGCTGTTTCACTCGGATCAAGGGTCGCAGTATGGGAGTCGTTTATTTCGCCAGCGGCTGTGGCGTTATCGCATGCGCCAGAGCATGAGCCGCCGGGGTAATTGCTGGGACAATGCGCCGATGGAGCGTGTGTTTCGCAGCGTGAAAACTGAATGGATACCGACCATGGGCTACCGAACTGCTCAAGAAGCCCAGCGCGATATCAGCCATTTCTTGATGCATCGGTACAACTGGATTCGCCCCCATCAATTCAACGGTGGGCTGGCGCCAGCTCAGGCCGAAGAAAAACTTAACGTCGTGTCCGGGATTAGTTGA
- a CDS encoding carboxypeptidase regulatory-like domain-containing protein — protein sequence MTRIRSSAFSGTVLAMFLGLAPMASQAEEPVDMSAVQLQPQQQNGITYLSGGIGLDESTVMKQIQGYNLRLTFATGPEDKYLPGVNVAIQKLNGQPVLSVNDVGPYFFVNLPPDQYMIISNSNGQEKRQNVAVDRSGAKTVVFHWAQEP from the coding sequence TTTTTCCGGAACAGTCCTTGCCATGTTCCTGGGCCTCGCACCCATGGCATCGCAAGCCGAAGAACCGGTTGATATGTCCGCCGTGCAACTTCAACCACAACAGCAAAACGGGATCACCTACCTGTCCGGCGGTATCGGCCTGGATGAATCCACGGTGATGAAGCAAATCCAGGGTTACAACCTGCGCTTGACCTTTGCCACCGGGCCGGAAGACAAATACCTCCCTGGCGTCAACGTCGCCATCCAGAAGCTCAATGGCCAACCGGTGTTATCGGTGAACGACGTGGGGCCGTACTTCTTCGTTAATTTGCCACCCGACCAATACATGATCATCAGCAACAGCAATGGCCAGGAAAAACGCCAGAACGTTGCAGTCGATCGCAGCGGAGCTAAAACCGTGGTCTTTCATTGGGCGCAAGAGCCTTGA
- a CDS encoding DUF3077 domain-containing protein: protein MIKIVPDPPPGGKLYKTVTTPFGSCDAGHGPLLAVCAGINAEDALVHASLALKGARDTAHHACMNSEANEGLLWSTFHSIELAKALVDAVVDGVEIEGDGRGAKTER from the coding sequence ATGATCAAAATCGTTCCCGATCCACCGCCTGGTGGCAAACTCTACAAGACCGTGACTACCCCGTTCGGCAGCTGTGATGCCGGGCATGGGCCTTTGCTCGCCGTGTGCGCTGGAATTAACGCGGAAGATGCGTTGGTGCACGCTTCACTTGCGCTAAAAGGTGCGCGGGATACTGCCCATCATGCGTGTATGAATTCTGAAGCGAATGAGGGGTTGTTGTGGTCGACATTCCATTCCATCGAACTGGCCAAGGCGTTGGTGGATGCGGTGGTGGATGGGGTTGAAATCGAGGGGGATGGGCGTGGGGCTAAAACTGAGCGCTGA